The following proteins are co-located in the Paraburkholderia phytofirmans PsJN genome:
- a CDS encoding pseudouridine synthase: protein MRVKLTAKHPRPASSERAPVRTGSTSARKSTRPAGPRPATPAPGGARGERAGAAGGGKRPAGAGKPAGAGARPARAEGSFSRERNAGGAPRAASDRPPRREGAGGAPRRFEGGGERAPRRDDGERTARRFEGGADRSERAPRRAEGERAPRKFEGSGDRAPRRDNAERAPRRYEGSTDRNERAPRRADGERSQAAPRRFEGGGDRTDRAPRRFEGAGDRGERAPRRFEGGVDRADRAPRRFEGAGDRSERAPRRFEGSSDRGERAPRRFEGTADRNDRAPRRETGDRAERAPRRFEGSTDRSERAPRSFNDRAPRRDDGERRPFSGARPGAGRPSEGAPRGERPERRERDTSDRPRFSSDRGTPQDRRGGERAPRSDSAPRRFEGERGSSERGERIFAKPVKTGFGGRADRPARAPRDERGERAPAKREFGDRPARSAERNERTERGERPARSFDKTLPAAGRRFGDDRPARADKPRGAARAERDSEIDAAPRSPRRDYEDAPGMLRLSKLMSELGMCSRREADEWIEKGWVMVDGERIDTLGTKVRPDQRIEIDPAAEAAQMSQVTVLIHKPVGLVSGQAEDGYQPAITLVTPENRWEGDHADIRFSVAHLRQLAPAGRLDIDSTGLLVLTQDGRIAKQLIGGHSEIDKEYLVRVAFGEHTTDVESHFPPESLELLCHGLSLDDVPLKPAQVNWQNGEQLRFVLREGKKRQIRRMCELVGLEVIGLKRVRMGRVMLGALPPGQWRYLSPDESF, encoded by the coding sequence ATGCGAGTCAAATTAACAGCCAAGCACCCGCGGCCGGCTTCGTCCGAACGCGCCCCTGTCCGTACCGGTAGCACGTCGGCACGTAAGTCGACGCGTCCGGCAGGACCCAGGCCGGCGACGCCGGCTCCTGGCGGGGCGCGGGGTGAACGCGCCGGCGCGGCCGGCGGCGGTAAGCGGCCGGCGGGTGCTGGCAAGCCAGCCGGTGCCGGTGCGCGTCCCGCAAGGGCTGAAGGGTCGTTTTCGCGCGAGCGGAACGCTGGTGGCGCACCGCGCGCGGCGTCGGATCGACCGCCGCGTCGCGAGGGCGCGGGTGGTGCGCCGCGTCGGTTCGAAGGCGGCGGCGAGCGTGCTCCGCGTCGGGATGATGGTGAGCGTACGGCGCGCCGGTTTGAAGGCGGCGCGGATCGTAGCGAACGCGCGCCGCGTAGAGCCGAGGGAGAACGGGCGCCGCGCAAGTTTGAAGGAAGCGGCGACCGTGCCCCGCGTCGGGACAATGCGGAACGCGCGCCGCGCCGGTATGAAGGCAGCACGGATCGCAACGAACGTGCGCCCCGCAGGGCCGATGGGGAGCGCAGCCAAGCCGCTCCGCGTCGGTTTGAAGGTGGTGGTGACCGTACCGATCGCGCGCCACGTCGCTTCGAAGGCGCAGGCGATCGTGGTGAACGGGCGCCGCGCCGGTTCGAGGGCGGTGTTGACCGCGCCGATCGCGCACCGCGCAGGTTTGAAGGCGCAGGCGATCGTTCCGAACGTGCACCGCGTCGCTTTGAAGGCAGTTCCGATCGCGGCGAGCGCGCCCCGCGCCGTTTCGAAGGCACGGCCGACCGCAATGATCGCGCGCCGCGTCGTGAAACCGGTGACCGGGCAGAACGCGCACCCCGCCGCTTCGAAGGCAGCACGGATCGCAGCGAACGCGCGCCGCGCAGCTTCAACGATCGCGCCCCGCGCCGCGACGACGGCGAACGCCGTCCGTTCAGTGGAGCGCGTCCGGGCGCAGGCCGTCCGTCGGAAGGCGCTCCGCGTGGCGAGCGGCCGGAACGCCGTGAACGCGACACATCCGACCGTCCGCGTTTCAGCAGCGACCGTGGCACGCCGCAAGACCGCCGCGGCGGCGAACGCGCGCCGCGTAGCGATAGCGCGCCGCGCCGTTTCGAAGGCGAACGCGGTTCATCCGAACGCGGCGAACGCATCTTCGCCAAGCCCGTCAAAACCGGCTTCGGCGGCCGCGCGGACCGCCCGGCACGCGCTCCGCGCGACGAGCGTGGCGAACGCGCCCCGGCCAAACGCGAATTTGGCGACCGTCCGGCGCGCAGCGCTGAGCGCAATGAACGTACCGAGCGTGGCGAGCGCCCGGCCCGCAGCTTCGACAAGACGCTGCCGGCCGCCGGCCGCCGCTTCGGCGACGACCGTCCCGCGCGCGCCGACAAGCCGCGTGGCGCGGCCCGAGCCGAGCGCGACAGCGAAATCGACGCCGCTCCGCGCAGCCCTCGTCGCGACTACGAAGACGCGCCGGGCATGCTGCGCCTGTCCAAGCTGATGTCCGAACTCGGCATGTGCTCACGCCGCGAAGCCGACGAGTGGATCGAAAAAGGCTGGGTGATGGTGGACGGCGAGCGCATCGACACGCTCGGCACCAAGGTCCGTCCGGACCAGCGCATCGAAATCGACCCCGCCGCCGAGGCCGCGCAGATGAGCCAGGTGACGGTGCTGATTCACAAGCCGGTGGGTCTGGTCTCAGGTCAGGCAGAAGACGGTTATCAACCGGCCATCACGCTGGTCACGCCGGAGAATCGCTGGGAAGGCGATCACGCGGACATCCGCTTTTCCGTCGCGCATTTGCGGCAGCTTGCGCCGGCCGGCCGCCTGGACATCGATTCCACGGGCCTGCTGGTGCTGACGCAAGACGGCCGGATCGCCAAGCAACTGATCGGCGGCCATTCCGAGATCGACAAGGAGTATCTGGTGCGCGTGGCATTCGGCGAGCACACCACCGACGTCGAAAGCCACTTCCCGCCAGAAAGCCTCGAACTGCTATGCCACGGCCTGTCGCTCGACGACGTGCCGCTGAAGCCCGCGCAAGTGAACTGGCAGAACGGCGAGCAGTTGCGTTTCGTGCTGCGCGAGGGCAAGAAGCGCCAGATTCGCCGCATGTGCGAGCTGGTCGGCCTCGAAGTGATCGGCCTGAAGCGCGTGCGCATGGGCCGAGTCATGCTGGGCGCATTGCCGCCGGGCCAATGGCGTTATCTGTCGCCGGACGAGTCGTTCTGA
- the frr gene encoding ribosome recycling factor, protein MSVADIRKGAEQKMQRSIDAFKNDLSKIRTGRAHTGLLDHIQCDYYGSPVPISQVANLTLIDARTIGVQPWEKKMVQVVEKAIRESDLGLNPATQGDVIRVPMPALTEERRRELTKVVKSEAETAKVAVRNLRRDANEQLKKLVKDKEISEDDERRAGDDVQKLTDKFVAEIDKLVVTKEAEIMTV, encoded by the coding sequence ATGTCTGTGGCTGATATCAGGAAGGGCGCTGAACAAAAGATGCAGCGCTCCATCGACGCGTTCAAGAACGACCTGTCGAAGATCCGCACGGGCCGTGCACACACGGGCCTGCTCGATCACATCCAGTGCGACTACTACGGTTCGCCGGTGCCGATTTCGCAAGTCGCGAATCTGACGCTGATCGACGCTCGCACGATCGGCGTGCAGCCGTGGGAAAAGAAGATGGTGCAGGTCGTCGAAAAGGCGATCCGCGAATCGGACCTGGGTCTGAACCCGGCCACGCAAGGCGACGTGATCCGCGTGCCGATGCCCGCGCTCACCGAAGAACGCCGCCGCGAACTGACCAAAGTGGTCAAGAGCGAAGCGGAAACGGCCAAGGTGGCGGTGCGCAACCTGCGCCGTGACGCCAACGAGCAACTGAAGAAGCTCGTGAAAGACAAAGAAATTTCGGAAGACGACGAGCGTCGTGCAGGTGACGACGTTCAGAAGCTGACGGACAAGTTCGTCGCCGAAATCGACAAGCTCGTCGTGACGAAAGAAGCCGAGATCATGACGGTCTGA
- the rpsB gene encoding 30S ribosomal protein S2, whose amino-acid sequence MAVTMRQMLEAGVHFGHQTRFWNPKMAPFIFGHRNKIHIINLEKTLPMYNDALKYARQLAANRGTILFVGTKRQSRDTIAEEAQRAGMPFVNARWLGGMLTNFKTLKVSIKRLKDMEAALEAGETERMSKKEALLFEREMAKLVKSIGGVKDMGGIPDAIFVVDVGYHKIAVTEANKLGIPVIAVVDTNHSPEGIDYVIPGNDDASKAVALYTAGVADAIVEGRANAVNEVVQAARGGDGDEFVEVNSEA is encoded by the coding sequence ATGGCAGTTACCATGCGTCAAATGCTGGAAGCCGGTGTCCACTTCGGTCACCAAACCCGCTTCTGGAACCCGAAGATGGCCCCCTTCATTTTCGGTCATCGCAACAAGATTCACATTATCAACCTCGAAAAGACGCTGCCGATGTACAACGACGCGCTGAAGTACGCGCGTCAACTGGCAGCCAATCGCGGCACGATCCTGTTCGTCGGCACGAAGCGTCAATCGCGCGACACGATCGCTGAAGAAGCACAACGCGCCGGCATGCCGTTCGTCAACGCGCGCTGGCTCGGCGGCATGCTGACCAACTTCAAGACGCTGAAGGTCTCGATCAAGCGCCTGAAGGACATGGAGGCAGCGCTGGAGGCAGGCGAAACCGAACGCATGAGCAAGAAGGAAGCGCTCCTGTTCGAACGCGAAATGGCCAAGCTGGTCAAGTCGATCGGCGGCGTGAAAGACATGGGCGGCATTCCGGACGCGATTTTCGTGGTCGACGTCGGCTACCACAAGATTGCCGTGACCGAAGCGAACAAGCTCGGCATCCCGGTTATCGCCGTGGTCGACACGAACCACTCGCCGGAAGGCATCGACTACGTGATCCCGGGTAACGACGACGCCTCGAAGGCTGTCGCTCTGTACACGGCTGGCGTGGCTGACGCGATCGTCGAAGGCCGTGCGAACGCGGTCAACGAAGTGGTGCAAGCTGCACGTGGTGGCGACGGCGACGAGTTCGTCGAGGTCAACTCGGAAGCGTAA
- the map gene encoding type I methionyl aminopeptidase, producing the protein MAITLKNEHDIAQMRVACKLASEVLDYITPFVTAGITTGELDRLCHEYMLKEQGTVPAPLNYQPPGYPPYPKATCISVNDVICHGIPGDKTLKNGDALNIDVTVIKEGYFGDTSRMFIVGEGSIMAKRLVQTTFECMWLGIDQVRPGAHLGDIGYAIQKHAEGQGYSVVREYCGHGIGTVFHEDPQILHYGRPGTGLELQTGMIFTIEPMINAGRRDIRTMPDQWTVKTKDRSLSAQWEHTVLVTETGYDVLTVSAGTPARPPVVAATA; encoded by the coding sequence ATGGCTATTACGCTCAAAAACGAACACGATATCGCGCAGATGCGCGTCGCCTGCAAACTGGCAAGCGAAGTGCTCGACTACATCACTCCGTTCGTCACCGCCGGCATCACGACCGGCGAACTCGACCGTTTGTGTCACGAATACATGTTGAAGGAACAGGGCACGGTTCCGGCGCCGCTGAACTATCAGCCGCCCGGTTATCCGCCGTACCCGAAGGCCACCTGCATTTCCGTCAACGACGTGATCTGCCACGGCATTCCCGGCGACAAGACGCTGAAGAACGGCGACGCGCTCAATATCGACGTCACCGTCATCAAGGAAGGCTATTTCGGCGACACCAGCCGCATGTTCATTGTCGGCGAAGGCTCGATCATGGCGAAGCGGCTCGTGCAGACCACCTTCGAATGCATGTGGCTCGGCATCGACCAGGTGCGCCCGGGCGCGCATCTCGGCGACATCGGCTATGCGATCCAGAAACACGCGGAAGGCCAGGGCTACAGCGTGGTGCGCGAATACTGCGGTCACGGCATCGGCACGGTATTCCACGAAGACCCGCAAATCCTGCACTACGGCCGTCCCGGCACCGGGCTCGAACTGCAAACCGGCATGATCTTCACGATCGAGCCGATGATCAACGCCGGCCGCCGCGATATTCGCACCATGCCGGATCAGTGGACCGTCAAGACCAAGGACCGCAGCCTGTCGGCGCAGTGGGAACATACCGTCCTCGTCACCGAAACCGGCTACGACGTGCTGACCGTGTCCGCCGGCACGCCCGCGCGCCCGCCGGTCGTTGCGGCTACAGCCTGA
- a CDS encoding [protein-PII] uridylyltransferase, producing MSSVPAVAQSPATSLKAEYKVAKAQLLERFRTATNVDALMASLARATDDSLRAAWNTCELPAELALVAVGGYGRGELAPHSDIDILVLLPDAPIEHLEARIERFISLAWDLGLELGSSVRSVSQCLEEAANDVTVRTSLLEARRITGSAELFDDFAKRYREALDPKAFFQAKVLEMRQRHAKFQDTPYSLEPNIKESPGGLRDLQLILWITQAAGFGSSWRELEARGLITEREARELRRNESFLKALRARLHVIAGRRQDIMVFDLQTAVAESFGYKPTATKRASEQLMRRYYWSAKAVTQLATILIQNIEAQLFPSTSGITRVLSDRFVEKQGMLEIASDDVFQREPNAILEAFLLYEQTPGVKGLSARTLRAIYNARDVMDQHWRRDPENGRLFMAILKQPAGITHALRLMNQTSVLGRYLLNFRRIVGQMQHDLYHVYTVDQHILMVLRNLRRFAVAEHAHEYPFCSQLIANFDRPWVLYVAALFHDIAKGRGGDHSTLGMADARRFCRNHGIEGEDGELVVWLVQQHLTMSQVAQKQDTSDPEVIKRFAELVGTERRLTALYLLTVADIRGTSPKVWNTWKGKLLEDLYRATLAVLGGARPDAHSELKSRQEEALALLRLETVPEGAQKALWDKLDIGYFLRHDAADIAWQTRVLYRHVETPTPIVRARPSPIGEALQVLVYVKDQPDLFAGICAYFDRNGLSVLDARVSTTRHGYALDNFLVAHTEEDVHYRDIANLVEQELTARLTGDGTLLPGPSKGRLSRLSRTFPVTPRVDLRADERGQYYILSVSANDRPGLLYSIARVLAEHRVGVASARINTLGERVEDVFLLDGHGLSDNRLQIQVETELLRAIAV from the coding sequence ATGAGTAGTGTTCCAGCCGTCGCCCAATCCCCTGCCACGTCGCTCAAGGCGGAGTACAAAGTGGCCAAAGCCCAACTGCTGGAACGCTTCAGGACGGCCACCAACGTCGACGCGTTGATGGCCTCGCTGGCGCGCGCCACGGACGACTCCCTGCGCGCGGCCTGGAACACCTGCGAACTGCCGGCCGAGCTGGCGCTAGTAGCCGTGGGCGGTTACGGGCGCGGCGAACTGGCGCCGCATTCCGACATCGACATTCTGGTTCTGCTGCCCGACGCGCCGATCGAGCATCTCGAAGCGCGCATCGAACGCTTTATCAGCCTCGCCTGGGATTTGGGGCTGGAGCTCGGCAGCAGCGTGCGCAGCGTGTCGCAATGTCTCGAAGAAGCCGCCAACGACGTCACGGTGCGCACCTCGCTGCTCGAGGCACGGCGCATTACCGGTAGCGCCGAGCTGTTCGACGACTTCGCGAAGCGTTACCGCGAGGCGCTCGACCCGAAAGCCTTCTTCCAGGCCAAAGTGCTGGAAATGCGCCAGCGCCACGCGAAGTTTCAGGACACGCCCTACTCGCTTGAACCCAACATCAAGGAAAGCCCAGGTGGCCTGCGCGATCTGCAACTGATCCTGTGGATCACCCAGGCGGCCGGTTTCGGCAGTAGCTGGCGTGAACTCGAAGCACGCGGCCTGATCACCGAGCGCGAGGCGCGCGAACTGCGCCGCAACGAGAGTTTCCTGAAGGCATTGCGCGCCCGGCTGCATGTAATTGCCGGGCGTCGTCAGGACATCATGGTGTTCGACCTGCAAACGGCGGTGGCCGAGAGCTTCGGCTACAAGCCGACCGCGACCAAGCGCGCGAGCGAACAGCTCATGCGTCGCTATTACTGGTCCGCCAAGGCGGTCACGCAGCTCGCCACGATCCTGATCCAGAACATCGAAGCGCAGCTCTTCCCCAGCACGAGCGGCATTACGCGTGTGCTGTCGGACCGCTTCGTCGAAAAACAGGGCATGCTGGAAATCGCCAGCGACGACGTGTTCCAGCGCGAACCGAACGCGATTCTCGAGGCCTTCCTGCTGTACGAGCAGACGCCCGGCGTGAAGGGCCTGTCGGCGCGCACGCTGCGCGCGATCTACAACGCCCGTGACGTGATGGACCAGCACTGGCGGCGCGATCCGGAAAACGGGCGCCTCTTCATGGCCATCCTGAAACAGCCGGCGGGCATCACGCACGCGCTGCGTCTGATGAACCAGACCAGCGTGCTGGGGCGTTATCTGCTGAACTTCCGGCGCATTGTCGGACAGATGCAGCACGACCTGTATCACGTCTACACCGTCGACCAGCACATTCTGATGGTGCTGCGCAATCTGCGGCGCTTCGCGGTGGCCGAACACGCGCACGAATATCCGTTCTGCAGCCAGTTGATCGCCAACTTCGACCGGCCGTGGGTGCTGTACGTCGCAGCGCTGTTTCATGACATCGCCAAAGGCCGCGGCGGCGACCATTCCACGCTCGGCATGGCCGACGCGCGGCGCTTCTGCCGCAATCACGGCATCGAGGGCGAGGACGGCGAACTGGTGGTGTGGCTGGTTCAGCAGCATCTGACCATGAGCCAGGTCGCGCAAAAGCAGGATACGAGCGACCCGGAAGTCATCAAGCGGTTCGCCGAACTGGTCGGCACCGAGCGGCGCCTCACGGCACTTTATCTGCTGACCGTGGCCGACATTCGCGGCACCAGCCCGAAAGTCTGGAACACGTGGAAAGGCAAGCTGCTGGAAGACCTGTACCGCGCCACGCTCGCCGTGCTCGGCGGCGCGCGGCCGGATGCGCATTCGGAGCTGAAGTCGCGTCAGGAAGAAGCGCTCGCGCTGCTGCGCCTCGAAACCGTGCCGGAAGGCGCGCAAAAGGCGCTGTGGGATAAGCTCGACATCGGCTACTTCCTGCGTCACGACGCGGCGGATATCGCATGGCAAACACGTGTGCTCTACCGCCATGTGGAAACGCCGACGCCGATCGTGCGGGCCCGTCCGTCGCCGATCGGCGAGGCGCTTCAGGTGCTGGTGTACGTCAAGGACCAGCCCGATCTGTTCGCCGGGATTTGCGCGTATTTCGACCGCAACGGCCTGTCGGTGCTCGATGCGCGGGTCAGCACGACCCGTCACGGGTACGCGCTCGATAATTTCCTCGTCGCGCATACCGAAGAAGACGTGCATTATCGCGATATCGCCAATCTGGTCGAACAGGAACTGACCGCCCGCCTCACCGGTGACGGCACCCTGCTTCCGGGACCGTCGAAAGGCCGTTTGTCGCGGCTGTCGCGGACCTTCCCTGTGACCCCGCGCGTTGATCTTCGGGCCGACGAGCGCGGCCAATATTACATCCTGTCCGTGTCGGCGAACGACCGGCCAGGCCTTCTTTATTCGATCGCGCGCGTGCTGGCCGAGCATCGGGTCGGCGTCGCTTCGGCGCGGATCAATACGCTCGGCGAACGCGTCGAAGACGTGTTCCTGCTGGATGGACACGGTCTGTCGGACAACCGCCTGCAAATTCAGGTCGAGACCGAACTGCTGCGCGCGATCGCAGTGTGA
- the uppS gene encoding polyprenyl diphosphate synthase, whose product MTYTSSTVRVPDVAAVPRHIAIIMDGNGRWATQRRLPRVAGHTRGVDAVRATVEACARQGVEYLTLFAFSSENWRRPNEEVSFLMRLFVTALEREIGKLHANGIRLRVVGDLARFDTRIRDLIKRAETKTARNTRLTLTIAANYGGRWDIMQATRKLAEQSALAGKAVEVTEDSFAEHLSMAYAPEPDLFIRTGGERRVSNFLLWQLAYTEFYFTDTFWPDFDADALGHAIASYAERERRFGRTSAQLEPQSQNVDSLPC is encoded by the coding sequence ATGACCTATACCAGCTCAACCGTGCGCGTGCCTGATGTCGCCGCGGTGCCGCGACATATCGCGATCATCATGGACGGCAACGGCCGTTGGGCCACCCAGCGGCGCTTGCCGCGCGTGGCGGGCCATACGCGCGGCGTCGACGCGGTGCGTGCGACCGTCGAGGCGTGCGCCCGTCAGGGTGTCGAATATCTGACGCTGTTCGCCTTCAGCTCGGAAAACTGGCGCCGTCCGAACGAGGAAGTCTCGTTCCTGATGCGCCTGTTCGTGACCGCGCTGGAACGCGAGATCGGCAAGCTGCATGCGAACGGCATCCGCTTGCGCGTGGTCGGCGATCTGGCCCGCTTCGATACGCGTATCCGCGACCTGATCAAGCGCGCGGAGACCAAGACCGCGCGCAATACCCGCCTTACGCTCACGATCGCGGCGAACTACGGCGGCCGCTGGGACATCATGCAGGCCACCCGCAAGCTCGCCGAACAGTCGGCGCTGGCGGGCAAGGCGGTCGAGGTGACCGAAGACTCGTTCGCCGAACACCTCTCCATGGCTTATGCGCCGGAGCCGGATCTCTTCATCCGCACCGGCGGCGAGCGCCGCGTCAGCAACTTCCTGCTGTGGCAACTCGCGTACACCGAGTTCTACTTCACCGACACGTTCTGGCCGGACTTCGACGCCGACGCGCTCGGCCATGCCATCGCTTCGTACGCGGAGCGCGAACGCCGCTTCGGCCGCACCAGTGCTCAACTCGAGCCGCAATCGCAAAACGTCGATTCGCTTCCATGCTAA
- the pyrH gene encoding UMP kinase gives MPTAYKRVLLKLSGEALMGDDAFGINRATIERMVADVAEVVRLGTQLAVVIGGGNIFRGVAGGAAGMDRATADYMGMLATMMNALALQDAMRHAGIEARVQSALRMDQVVEPYIRPRAIRQLEEGKVVIFAAGTGNPFFTTDTAAALRGSEIGAEVVLKATKVDGVYSADPKKDPSATRYTTISFDEAIGRNLQVMDATAFALCRDQKLPIRVFSIVKPGALKRIVQGDDEGTLVHV, from the coding sequence ATGCCCACTGCCTATAAACGCGTCCTGCTCAAACTCTCCGGTGAAGCTCTGATGGGCGACGATGCCTTTGGCATCAACCGCGCGACCATCGAACGAATGGTGGCGGACGTGGCCGAAGTGGTCCGTCTCGGAACGCAGTTGGCCGTGGTGATCGGCGGCGGCAATATTTTCCGCGGCGTCGCGGGCGGCGCGGCGGGTATGGACCGCGCCACGGCCGACTACATGGGCATGCTGGCTACCATGATGAACGCGCTGGCGCTGCAGGATGCCATGCGCCACGCCGGCATCGAGGCGCGCGTGCAATCGGCGCTGCGCATGGACCAGGTGGTCGAGCCGTACATCCGGCCCCGTGCGATTCGCCAGCTCGAAGAAGGCAAAGTCGTGATTTTCGCGGCCGGCACCGGCAACCCGTTCTTCACGACCGACACGGCCGCCGCCTTGCGCGGCTCGGAAATCGGTGCGGAAGTCGTGCTGAAAGCAACCAAGGTAGACGGCGTGTATTCCGCCGACCCGAAGAAAGACCCGAGCGCGACGCGTTACACCACGATCAGCTTCGACGAGGCGATCGGCCGCAATCTGCAGGTGATGGACGCCACGGCATTCGCGCTGTGCCGCGATCAGAAGCTGCCGATCCGGGTGTTTTCGATCGTCAAACCGGGCGCGCTCAAGCGCATCGTACAAGGTGATGACGAGGGTACCCTCGTCCACGTGTAA
- the tsf gene encoding translation elongation factor Ts, protein MAAITASMVAELRAKTDAPMMECKKALTEADGDMARAEELLRVKLGNKASKAASRVTAEGVVASFIGGNAGSLVELNCETDFVSKNDDFLGFSKKVAELVATQNPADVAALAALPLDGSTVDAVRLALVGKIGENLSIRRFVRFETSNKLAAYLHGTRIGVLVEYTGADEQVGKDVAMHIAAMKPVSLSSDDVPADLIAKERSIAEQKAAESGKPAEIVAKMVEGSVQKYLKEVSLLNQTFVKNDKQTIEQMLKAGNSSVQKFALFVVGEGIEKKQDDFAAEVAAQVAAAKQQ, encoded by the coding sequence ATGGCGGCAATTACCGCAAGCATGGTTGCAGAACTGCGCGCAAAGACCGACGCGCCGATGATGGAATGCAAGAAGGCGCTGACGGAAGCCGACGGCGACATGGCGCGCGCTGAAGAGCTGCTGCGGGTGAAGCTGGGCAACAAGGCCAGCAAGGCAGCGTCGCGCGTGACGGCTGAAGGCGTGGTCGCCTCGTTCATCGGCGGCAACGCGGGTTCGCTGGTCGAGTTGAACTGCGAAACCGACTTCGTTTCGAAGAACGACGACTTCCTGGGTTTCTCGAAGAAGGTCGCTGAGCTGGTCGCCACGCAAAATCCGGCTGACGTCGCAGCGCTGGCGGCACTGCCGCTGGACGGCTCGACGGTCGACGCAGTGCGTCTGGCACTGGTCGGCAAGATCGGTGAAAACCTGTCGATCCGCCGTTTCGTGCGCTTCGAAACCTCGAACAAGCTGGCAGCGTACCTGCACGGCACGCGTATCGGCGTGCTGGTCGAGTACACCGGCGCGGACGAGCAGGTCGGCAAGGACGTGGCAATGCACATCGCCGCGATGAAGCCGGTTTCGCTGTCGTCGGACGACGTGCCGGCGGATCTGATCGCCAAGGAACGCAGCATTGCTGAACAGAAGGCCGCCGAATCGGGCAAGCCGGCTGAAATCGTCGCCAAGATGGTCGAGGGCAGCGTGCAGAAGTATCTGAAGGAAGTGTCGCTGCTGAACCAGACGTTCGTTAAGAACGACAAGCAGACGATCGAACAGATGCTGAAGGCTGGCAATTCGAGCGTGCAGAAGTTCGCGCTGTTCGTGGTCGGCGAAGGCATCGAGAAGAAGCAGGACGACTTCGCAGCCGAAGTGGCCGCGCAAGTGGCTGCTGCAAAGCAACAATAA